In Rahnella variigena, one DNA window encodes the following:
- a CDS encoding helix-turn-helix transcriptional regulator, which translates to MKQTVVIHSGYYEMLTLSSILNHVNSKVNLFTSLNEFYESGIGMSVDCIIIEINNNVENFNSVIKFIRRMDFLYKPPRVIVITKIEQYDRLTRLVEENIDMLISEQEELTVLRKMLITGVVDLNYQMTISPYLNRKKNEVFHPARMCLTSMEREVLCEIKSMKTNSGVAQKMGKSSKTISTHKRNAMKKLGLKNSIDLYKYLMQ; encoded by the coding sequence ATGAAACAAACAGTTGTTATCCACTCTGGCTATTATGAGATGCTGACGCTCTCGTCTATCCTTAATCATGTTAATTCAAAAGTTAACTTATTTACTTCATTGAATGAGTTCTACGAATCTGGAATCGGCATGAGCGTAGACTGCATTATTATTGAGATAAATAATAACGTAGAAAACTTTAACTCTGTGATTAAGTTCATCCGGAGAATGGATTTTTTATACAAGCCACCGCGCGTCATTGTAATCACTAAAATAGAACAATACGACAGACTGACACGCCTGGTTGAAGAGAACATTGATATGCTCATCTCTGAACAGGAAGAGTTAACGGTGCTGAGAAAGATGCTCATTACCGGTGTTGTTGACCTTAATTATCAGATGACAATCAGCCCCTATTTAAACAGAAAGAAAAATGAAGTATTTCATCCGGCGAGAATGTGTCTGACCTCAATGGAACGCGAAGTGTTATGTGAGATTAAAAGCATGAAGACCAATTCGGGTGTAGCGCAAAAAATGGGGAAGAGCAGTAAGACGATCAGTACCCACAAGCGAAATGCCATGAAAAAATTGGGGCTTAAAAATTCGATAGATTTGTACAAGTATCTTATGCAGTGA
- the rsmJ gene encoding 16S rRNA (guanine(1516)-N(2))-methyltransferase RsmJ, with protein sequence MSVCLLCEEGADEGALSVLAQRWNLTSDPDAVMALVLTPERLELRKRDEPKLGAIFVDFVGGTMAHRRKFGGGRGEAVAKAVGIKGSYLPDVVDATAGLGRDAFVLASLGCKVRMLERNPVVAALLDDGLTRGYRDAEIGPWLRERMTLLHASSLTALSELSPKPEVVYLDPMYPHKQKSALVKKEMRVFQGLVGPDEDADGLLEPARRLATKRIVVKRPDYAPPMADIAAQAAVVTKSHRFDIYTPL encoded by the coding sequence GTGAGTGTGTGTTTACTGTGTGAAGAAGGCGCCGATGAAGGCGCCTTATCTGTTCTGGCGCAGCGCTGGAATCTGACGTCTGACCCGGATGCCGTGATGGCGCTGGTGCTGACGCCTGAACGTCTGGAATTACGCAAACGCGACGAGCCCAAACTCGGCGCGATTTTTGTCGATTTCGTCGGCGGCACGATGGCGCATCGTCGCAAATTCGGTGGCGGACGTGGCGAAGCGGTAGCGAAAGCCGTCGGTATCAAAGGCAGTTATCTGCCGGATGTGGTCGATGCGACCGCAGGACTGGGCCGCGATGCGTTTGTGCTGGCCTCTCTGGGCTGCAAAGTGCGGATGCTGGAGCGCAATCCGGTCGTCGCGGCATTGCTCGATGACGGGCTGACGCGTGGCTATCGTGATGCAGAAATCGGCCCGTGGTTGCGTGAGCGCATGACGCTGCTGCATGCTTCAAGTCTGACGGCGCTTTCTGAGCTTTCACCAAAGCCGGAAGTGGTGTATCTCGACCCGATGTATCCGCACAAACAGAAAAGTGCGCTGGTGAAGAAAGAGATGCGGGTGTTTCAGGGTTTAGTCGGCCCGGATGAAGATGCCGACGGCCTGCTGGAACCGGCGCGCCGCTTAGCGACTAAACGTATCGTGGTAAAACGTCCGGACTATGCGCCGCCAATGGCTGATATCGCCGCACAGGCCGCAGTTGTGACCAAGAGTCACCGGTTTGATATTTATACGCCGTTATAG
- the pitA gene encoding inorganic phosphate transporter PitA → MLHLFAGLDIHTGSLLILALLFVLFYEAINGFHDTANAVATVIYTRAMRSQLAVVMAGVFNFFGVLLGGLSVAYAIVHLLPTDLLLNVGSAHGLAMVFSMLLAAIIWNLGTWYFGLPASSSHTLIGAIIGVGLTNALMTHTSVVDALNIPKMIGIFASLIISPLVGMIIAGTMIFLLRRYWSGNKKHARIHLTPAEREKKDGKKKPPFWTRTGLILSAIGVSFSHGANDGQKGIGLIMLVLIGVAPAGFVVNMNATGYDITRTRDAVTHLGQYYQQHVDAVPHVVAQTPMVPAPDVNIAPTDEPKVFHCDSSHALDAIGRAQTLLTNLQSYSDLAPEERSHMRRLLMCVSDTADKVAKLPETSPADKRFLGELKTDILQTVEYAPIWIIIAVALALALGTMIGWKRVATTIGEKIGKKGMTYAQGLSAQLTAAVSIGVASYTGMPVSTTHVLSSAVAGTMIVDGGGVQSKTVKNIAMAWILTLPVSIVLSGVLYWLALKLI, encoded by the coding sequence ATGCTGCATCTATTTGCCGGGTTGGATATTCATACCGGTTCGTTATTGATTCTCGCGTTACTGTTTGTTCTGTTCTACGAAGCGATTAACGGCTTCCATGATACGGCCAACGCAGTAGCAACCGTCATCTATACCCGGGCAATGCGTTCGCAATTAGCGGTCGTGATGGCAGGGGTATTTAACTTCTTTGGCGTCCTGCTCGGTGGTTTGAGCGTGGCCTATGCCATCGTCCATTTACTCCCAACCGATCTGCTGCTCAATGTAGGTTCCGCACATGGCCTTGCCATGGTGTTCTCTATGTTACTGGCGGCGATCATCTGGAATCTCGGCACCTGGTATTTTGGTTTGCCGGCGTCCAGTTCCCATACCCTTATCGGCGCCATCATTGGCGTAGGGCTGACCAATGCATTAATGACTCACACTTCCGTGGTCGATGCGTTAAACATCCCTAAAATGATTGGTATTTTTGCTTCGCTGATTATCTCTCCGCTGGTCGGGATGATTATCGCGGGTACCATGATTTTCCTGCTGCGCCGTTACTGGAGTGGCAATAAGAAACATGCCCGTATCCACCTGACACCGGCGGAACGTGAGAAGAAAGACGGCAAGAAAAAGCCGCCATTCTGGACACGTACCGGCCTGATTCTGTCGGCTATCGGCGTGAGTTTCTCTCACGGCGCTAACGATGGTCAGAAGGGTATCGGTCTGATCATGCTGGTGCTGATTGGCGTGGCGCCAGCGGGTTTTGTGGTGAATATGAACGCGACCGGTTACGACATTACCCGTACCCGCGACGCCGTGACTCACCTCGGCCAGTATTATCAGCAACATGTTGATGCCGTGCCGCACGTGGTTGCACAGACGCCAATGGTGCCTGCACCGGACGTCAATATCGCACCGACTGATGAGCCTAAAGTGTTCCACTGCGACAGCAGCCACGCACTTGACGCTATCGGCCGCGCGCAAACACTGCTGACCAATCTTCAGTCTTACAGCGACCTGGCACCGGAAGAACGCAGCCATATGCGCCGTCTGCTGATGTGTGTTTCTGATACTGCGGATAAAGTGGCCAAGCTGCCGGAAACCTCTCCTGCGGATAAACGCTTCCTCGGCGAGCTGAAAACAGACATTCTGCAAACCGTTGAATACGCACCAATCTGGATCATCATTGCTGTCGCTCTGGCGCTGGCACTGGGTACCATGATTGGCTGGAAACGCGTGGCGACCACCATCGGTGAGAAGATTGGTAAGAAAGGCATGACGTACGCACAAGGCTTGTCTGCACAGCTGACCGCGGCCGTTTCTATCGGCGTTGCCAGCTATACGGGTATGCCGGTTTCCACCACACACGTGCTGTCTTCTGCGGTTGCAGGGACCATGATTGTGGATGGCGGCGGTGTGCAGTCGAAGACCGTGAAGAACATTGCAATGGCGTGGATCTTAACCCTGCCAGTGTCGATTGTCCTTTCCGGCGTGCTGTACTGGCTTGCGCTGAAGCTGATCTGA
- the prlC gene encoding oligopeptidase A — protein MTEQQNASNPLLKPFALPPFSAIKPEHIVPAMKSAIEESRQTIERVVAQGAPYTWENLCQPLAESDDRLSRIWSPIGHLNAVKNSPELREAYEQCLPILSEFSTWTGQHAGLYQAYRDLKDSEHFSTLSLAQKKAIDNALRDFELSGIGLPMEKQKRYGEISARLSELGSTYSNNVLDATMGWSKLITDENDLKGLPESALAAAKALAESKEQEGWLLTLDIPSYLPVITYCENRELREEMYRAFATRASDQGPNAGKWDNSEVMAEELALRHELAQLLGFDSFADMSLATKMAESPKQVIDFLSGLAKRARPQGEQELAQLRAFAKEHFGVDEMEAWDLPFYGEKQKQHLFSINDEQLRPYFPEQRALEGLFEVVKRIYGITAKERKDVETWHKDVRFFDLFDETGDLRGSFYLDLYAREHKRGGAWMNDCVGSMRKADGELQKPVAYLTCNFNGPVGNKPALFTHNEVTTLFHEFGHGLHHMLTRIDTPGVAGISGVPWDAVELPSQFMENWCWEPDALAFISGHFETGEPLPKEMLDKMLAAKNYQAALFILRQLEFGLFDFRMHAEYDPAKGAQILQTLAEIKKQVAVVPSPSWGRFPHAFSHIFAGGYAAGYYSYLWAEVLSADAYSRFEEEGIFNRETGQSFLDNILSRGGSEEPMELFKRFRGREPQLDAMLRHYGIKG, from the coding sequence ATGACTGAACAGCAAAACGCGTCGAATCCGCTCTTAAAACCGTTCGCCCTGCCACCTTTCTCTGCGATCAAGCCTGAACATATTGTCCCTGCGATGAAATCCGCTATCGAAGAAAGCCGCCAGACGATTGAACGCGTCGTCGCGCAGGGTGCGCCTTATACGTGGGAAAACCTGTGTCAGCCGCTGGCCGAAAGTGACGATCGCCTGAGCCGTATCTGGTCGCCGATCGGGCATCTCAATGCAGTGAAAAACAGCCCGGAACTGCGAGAAGCTTACGAGCAATGCCTGCCCATTCTGTCTGAATTCAGCACCTGGACCGGGCAGCATGCCGGTTTGTATCAGGCATACCGCGATTTAAAAGACAGCGAACATTTCAGCACGCTTTCTCTGGCGCAGAAAAAAGCCATTGATAACGCGCTGCGTGATTTCGAGTTATCCGGCATTGGTTTGCCGATGGAAAAACAAAAACGCTATGGCGAAATTTCCGCGCGTCTGTCTGAGCTGGGTTCGACCTACAGCAACAACGTGCTCGATGCCACTATGGGCTGGAGCAAACTCATCACGGATGAGAATGACCTGAAAGGTCTGCCGGAAAGCGCACTGGCCGCGGCGAAGGCGCTGGCGGAATCGAAAGAGCAGGAAGGCTGGTTGTTAACGCTGGATATCCCAAGCTATCTGCCGGTGATCACGTACTGCGAAAACCGTGAACTGCGCGAAGAAATGTATCGAGCGTTCGCGACCCGGGCGTCCGATCAGGGCCCGAATGCCGGTAAGTGGGACAACAGCGAAGTGATGGCTGAAGAACTGGCGCTGCGTCACGAACTGGCTCAGCTGTTAGGTTTTGATTCCTTCGCGGATATGTCGCTCGCCACCAAAATGGCCGAAAGCCCGAAACAGGTGATCGACTTCCTGAGCGGTCTGGCAAAACGTGCGCGTCCGCAGGGCGAGCAGGAACTAGCGCAGCTGCGAGCTTTCGCCAAAGAACATTTCGGCGTGGATGAAATGGAAGCCTGGGATTTGCCGTTCTACGGTGAAAAACAGAAACAGCATCTGTTCTCTATCAACGACGAGCAGTTACGCCCGTACTTCCCTGAACAGCGTGCGCTGGAAGGGCTGTTCGAAGTGGTGAAACGCATTTACGGCATCACCGCCAAAGAACGTAAAGACGTAGAAACCTGGCACAAAGACGTGCGTTTCTTCGATCTGTTCGATGAAACCGGCGACTTGCGCGGCAGTTTCTATCTCGACCTGTATGCCCGCGAGCACAAACGCGGTGGCGCATGGATGAATGACTGCGTCGGCAGCATGCGTAAAGCGGACGGCGAACTGCAAAAACCGGTCGCGTATCTCACCTGTAACTTTAACGGTCCGGTGGGCAACAAACCGGCGCTGTTCACGCACAACGAAGTCACCACGCTGTTCCATGAGTTCGGTCACGGCCTGCATCATATGCTGACCCGCATCGACACCCCGGGAGTGGCCGGTATTTCCGGTGTACCGTGGGATGCTGTCGAGCTGCCAAGTCAGTTTATGGAAAACTGGTGCTGGGAGCCGGACGCACTGGCATTTATCTCTGGTCATTTCGAAACCGGCGAACCGTTGCCGAAAGAGATGCTGGATAAAATGCTGGCGGCGAAGAACTATCAGGCGGCGCTGTTTATCCTGCGTCAGCTGGAGTTCGGTCTGTTTGATTTCCGTATGCATGCGGAATATGACCCGGCCAAAGGCGCGCAAATCCTGCAAACGCTGGCAGAAATCAAGAAACAGGTTGCCGTGGTGCCGTCACCGTCATGGGGACGCTTCCCGCACGCCTTCAGCCACATCTTTGCAGGCGGTTATGCGGCGGGTTATTACAGCTATCTGTGGGCGGAAGTGCTGTCGGCCGATGCCTATTCCCGCTTTGAAGAAGAAGGAATTTTCAACCGCGAAACCGGTCAGTCGTTCCTGGATAACATTCTGTCGCGCGGCGGTTCCGAAGAGCCAATGGAGCTGTTCAAACGCTTCCGCGGGCGTGAGCCGCAGCTGGATGCTATGCTGCGCCACTACGGAATCAAAGGATAA
- the uspB gene encoding universal stress protein UspB encodes MISPVALFWALCFVCVVNMLRYYSSLRALLVVLRGCDPLLYQYVDGGGFFTSHGQPSKQIRLVRYIYAQRYVEHHDPEFIRRCERVRGQFMLTTALVGLILISMLAMLIWY; translated from the coding sequence ATGATCAGTCCCGTTGCGCTGTTTTGGGCTTTATGTTTTGTGTGTGTCGTGAATATGCTGCGCTATTACTCTTCTTTGCGCGCATTGCTGGTGGTACTGCGGGGGTGCGATCCGCTGCTGTATCAATACGTTGATGGCGGGGGATTCTTCACGTCGCACGGTCAGCCGAGCAAACAAATAAGACTGGTGCGTTACATTTATGCTCAGCGCTATGTTGAACATCACGATCCTGAGTTTATCCGCCGCTGTGAACGGGTCCGCGGTCAGTTTATGCTGACAACTGCACTGGTCGGATTAATTTTAATCAGTATGTTAGCGATGCTGATCTGGTACTAG
- a CDS encoding LysR family transcriptional regulator — MNNKFDYNLIKTLVLVYETRSMSKSAQALGISSPTLTYALNKLRDYYNDPLFIKSVKGLKATPLANQLYPSFKNVDEEISHSLMVSTDDPPEISNVIIRTNTMIEYYLVDKLLKNKKFPQELNFTFNNRIMLEDQRSTALVSREVDIDIGSAIRHNHSFISTKIAQSRIVGLCRKGHPRIKNQLSDEQWMAEEHIVLSSAETSAYLPEKLYGLSHQRNIRYRSNSLINMLYCIEKSDAVMFFPAFLLKHIPVHLNVRSVEIPWMEEDTIDIYAYIHSKAKNDERLEWIIQLLKN; from the coding sequence ATGAACAATAAATTTGACTACAATCTCATCAAAACGCTGGTGCTGGTGTATGAAACCAGAAGCATGAGTAAATCTGCACAAGCATTAGGAATATCGTCACCCACGCTGACCTATGCATTAAATAAACTCCGTGATTATTACAATGACCCCTTATTCATCAAATCCGTCAAAGGACTAAAAGCCACACCGCTTGCTAACCAGCTTTATCCCTCGTTTAAAAATGTTGACGAAGAAATATCCCATTCCTTAATGGTGAGTACTGATGATCCCCCTGAAATTTCCAATGTTATTATCAGAACAAATACGATGATTGAATATTATTTGGTTGATAAGTTATTAAAAAATAAAAAATTTCCCCAGGAGTTAAATTTTACCTTTAACAACCGCATCATGCTGGAAGACCAGCGGAGCACCGCGCTGGTATCAAGAGAAGTCGACATTGATATTGGCTCAGCCATCAGACATAACCACTCGTTCATTTCAACAAAGATTGCCCAGTCACGGATCGTGGGTTTGTGCCGGAAAGGACATCCCCGTATAAAAAACCAATTGAGCGACGAGCAGTGGATGGCAGAGGAACATATCGTTCTCAGCTCCGCCGAAACCAGCGCTTACCTTCCTGAGAAGCTGTATGGATTGTCTCATCAGAGGAATATCCGTTACAGATCTAACTCGCTGATTAATATGCTTTACTGTATTGAAAAAAGTGATGCTGTGATGTTCTTTCCGGCATTCCTGCTCAAGCACATCCCCGTACACTTAAACGTGCGCAGTGTCGAAATCCCCTGGATGGAGGAAGATACTATTGATATTTATGCTTATATTCACAGTAAGGCGAAAAATGACGAGAGACTGGAATGGATTATCCAATTGCTGAAGAATTAG
- the uspA gene encoding universal stress protein UspA, which yields MAYKHILIAVDLSPESKVLVEKAVSMARPYNAKVSLIHVDVNYSDLYTGLIDVNLGDMQKRISEETHHALNELSQNAGYPISETLSGSGDLAQVLVDAINKYGVDLVLCGHHQDFWSKLMSSARQLINTVHIDMLIVPLRDEEEEA from the coding sequence ATGGCTTACAAACACATATTGATTGCTGTTGACCTCTCACCTGAGAGCAAAGTTTTAGTCGAGAAAGCGGTTTCCATGGCGCGTCCGTATAACGCCAAGGTGTCCCTGATCCACGTTGATGTGAACTATTCAGACCTGTACACCGGTCTTATCGACGTCAATCTGGGCGACATGCAGAAACGCATTTCCGAAGAGACGCACCACGCACTGAACGAACTGTCGCAAAACGCCGGTTACCCGATTTCAGAAACCCTGAGCGGCAGCGGTGATTTAGCGCAGGTGCTGGTGGATGCCATTAATAAATATGGCGTGGATTTAGTGCTGTGCGGCCATCACCAGGATTTCTGGAGCAAACTGATGTCGTCCGCGCGTCAGCTGATCAACACCGTTCACATCGACATGCTGATCGTGCCTTTGCGCGATGAGGAAGAAGAAGCGTAA
- a CDS encoding NAD(P)/FAD-dependent oxidoreductase has translation MEQVDVVVIGAGAAGMFCAAQAGQGGCRVLLLDNGKKTGRKILMSGGGRCNFTNLYAEPAAYLSENPHFCKSALARYTQWDFIDMVNRYNIAWHEKTLGQLFCDDSAQQIVAMLDKECETGNVDVRLRSEITDVQKTEEGFVINVNGSAVSTHSLVVASGGLSMPGLGASPFGYRLAEQFGLKVLPTRAGLVPFTLHKPLLEHLQTLSGVSVPAVLTAEDGTVFRESILFTHRGLSGPAVLQLSSYWQPGEFVSVNLLPDVDLAAFLNTQRQEHPNQSLKNTLAMQLPKRLVECLQTLGQLPDVTLKQLNVPQQAALVEQLQNWQVQPNGTEGYRTAEVTLGGVDTKELSSKTMAAAKVPGLYFIGEVVDVTGWLGGYNFQWAWSSAWACAQDLVARSFAVNQP, from the coding sequence GTGGAACAGGTTGATGTGGTCGTCATTGGTGCAGGTGCTGCAGGTATGTTCTGTGCGGCACAGGCCGGACAGGGTGGCTGCCGGGTTCTGCTGCTGGATAATGGCAAAAAAACCGGACGTAAAATCCTGATGTCGGGGGGCGGACGCTGCAACTTCACGAATCTCTACGCCGAGCCGGCGGCTTATCTTTCTGAAAATCCGCATTTCTGTAAATCTGCACTGGCGCGTTACACCCAGTGGGATTTCATCGATATGGTCAACCGTTACAATATCGCCTGGCATGAGAAAACCCTCGGCCAGCTTTTCTGTGATGACTCCGCGCAGCAGATTGTGGCGATGCTCGATAAAGAGTGCGAAACGGGTAACGTTGATGTGCGTCTGAGAAGTGAAATCACCGACGTTCAGAAAACGGAAGAAGGCTTTGTTATCAACGTGAACGGCTCAGCTGTGAGTACTCACTCACTTGTTGTTGCCAGCGGTGGGCTTTCGATGCCGGGACTCGGCGCTTCGCCTTTTGGTTACCGTCTGGCGGAACAGTTTGGCCTGAAAGTGTTGCCGACCCGTGCCGGTCTGGTGCCGTTTACCCTGCACAAACCGCTGCTTGAACATTTACAGACGCTTTCCGGCGTTTCCGTTCCTGCGGTGCTGACCGCCGAAGACGGTACGGTGTTCCGGGAAAGCATTCTGTTTACTCACCGTGGTCTTTCCGGTCCGGCTGTTTTACAACTTTCAAGCTACTGGCAGCCTGGAGAGTTTGTAAGTGTTAACTTACTCCCTGATGTCGATCTGGCGGCGTTTCTGAATACGCAGCGTCAGGAGCATCCTAATCAGAGCCTGAAGAATACGCTGGCGATGCAACTGCCGAAGCGTCTGGTGGAATGTTTGCAAACGCTGGGACAGCTTCCGGATGTGACGCTCAAACAGCTAAACGTGCCGCAACAGGCCGCACTGGTGGAACAGCTGCAAAACTGGCAGGTGCAGCCGAATGGCACCGAAGGTTACCGCACGGCAGAAGTGACACTCGGCGGTGTCGATACCAAAGAGTTGTCTTCTAAAACGATGGCGGCGGCGAAAGTCCCCGGTTTGTATTTCATCGGCGAAGTGGTGGATGTGACCGGCTGGCTCGGCGGGTATAACTTCCAGTGGGCCTGGAGTTCGGCGTGGGCGTGTGCGCAAGATTTGGTGGCGCGGTCGTTCGCCGTGAATCAGCCCTAA
- a CDS encoding TolC family outer membrane protein has translation MNKWSKIIAIPLSILGVLLTFPGVVFANVSENVNAWANAPAMRGLDSVDLKSTILQAFSRSPSVTQQAYQLGIGQAQIREAQSAWYPQVGLTANTGNSTQQDFSNSLNNAAAYGLTLSQLVYDFGKTNANVSQQKSTQESYRYKLLATMSDVAEQTATAYLDVLKYQDLTRTVEENIRALEDVRRMSSLRADAGLSTRSDVLQAQSRISGMRSTLKQYQASLSAAKAQLESLTGVKAKYYQPFAANDFDNPVVPENIDYSKIPTVLFAQTQQESASYEVSKAKSDYLPTLSLQASRTRYETNNNPYWNNQIQLHVDAPLYQGGAVSARVSQAEGRKNIAATLVDQAKLDILQKASVAYANWAGAEGQVQASAAQLQDSIRSRDVYKSEYKLNQRTLNDLLSVEQDVFQAEFSQVSAKYDSWYSLINYTTAVNNLLPQLGISQGEKQSLPDLK, from the coding sequence ATGAACAAATGGTCTAAGATTATTGCCATACCGTTAAGCATTTTGGGGGTGTTACTGACATTCCCTGGCGTGGTCTTTGCAAATGTTTCAGAAAATGTCAACGCGTGGGCTAACGCACCTGCGATGAGAGGGCTCGATTCTGTTGATCTGAAATCAACCATCTTGCAGGCATTTTCTCGCAGTCCTTCGGTTACGCAGCAAGCCTATCAGTTGGGTATCGGCCAGGCGCAGATCCGGGAAGCGCAAAGTGCGTGGTATCCGCAGGTGGGGCTGACGGCGAATACTGGCAACTCAACCCAGCAGGATTTTTCTAACAGCCTGAATAATGCGGCTGCCTATGGTCTGACGCTTTCTCAGCTGGTTTATGATTTTGGCAAAACGAATGCCAATGTCAGCCAGCAGAAATCAACGCAGGAAAGCTATCGCTATAAATTACTGGCGACAATGTCTGACGTGGCCGAACAAACCGCGACCGCGTATCTGGACGTATTAAAATATCAGGACCTCACCCGCACGGTTGAGGAAAATATCCGTGCCCTGGAAGACGTCAGAAGAATGTCTTCATTACGTGCGGACGCGGGATTAAGCACCCGTTCTGATGTATTGCAGGCGCAATCGCGTATTTCAGGGATGCGTTCAACGCTGAAACAATATCAGGCGAGTTTATCGGCGGCCAAAGCGCAATTAGAATCGCTGACCGGCGTGAAAGCTAAATATTATCAGCCGTTTGCCGCCAATGATTTTGATAATCCGGTTGTGCCGGAGAATATCGATTATTCGAAAATTCCTACCGTTTTATTTGCACAGACACAGCAAGAATCTGCCTCTTATGAAGTCAGTAAAGCCAAATCGGATTATTTACCGACGCTGAGTTTACAGGCCAGCCGGACGCGTTACGAAACGAATAATAATCCGTACTGGAATAATCAAATCCAGTTACATGTGGATGCGCCGCTCTATCAGGGCGGGGCCGTTTCTGCACGCGTGAGTCAGGCAGAAGGACGCAAAAATATTGCTGCGACGCTCGTTGATCAGGCCAAGCTGGATATCTTGCAAAAAGCGTCAGTAGCTTATGCCAACTGGGCGGGTGCCGAAGGGCAGGTGCAGGCCAGCGCAGCACAGTTGCAGGATTCCATCCGCTCGCGCGATGTGTACAAAAGCGAATATAAACTTAACCAGCGCACGCTGAATGATTTACTCAGCGTAGAGCAGGACGTCTTCCAGGCTGAGTTTTCACAAGTCAGCGCCAAATACGACAGCTGGTATTCACTGATTAATTACACGACGGCGGTAAATAACTTATTGCCTCAGCTTGGAATTAGTCAGGGTGAGAAACAGTCGTTACCCGATCTGAAATAA
- a CDS encoding ADP-ribosyl-(dinitrogen reductase) hydrolase gives MKIQFSAAVKEKLFVKHSVVEKEVFECFANREGNYLKDTREKHLTTPPTLWFIAETNRGRTLKICFVPPYNGLPAQLKSAFEPNEIERRIYASKGAL, from the coding sequence ATGAAAATCCAGTTTTCAGCGGCAGTGAAAGAGAAATTGTTCGTAAAACACAGTGTTGTGGAGAAAGAGGTCTTCGAATGTTTTGCCAACCGTGAGGGTAATTACCTTAAGGATACCCGAGAGAAGCACCTGACGACGCCGCCCACCTTGTGGTTTATTGCTGAAACGAACAGAGGCCGGACACTTAAAATTTGCTTTGTGCCACCCTATAACGGGCTCCCGGCTCAGCTAAAATCAGCTTTCGAGCCTAACGAAATTGAAAGGCGAATTTACGCCAGTAAAGGTGCTCTTTGA